Genomic DNA from Caldisericum sp.:
AACACTTTTAACAGTCGACAAGAATGGAACTGTTTATGCAATCTTAGCACACATTCCTTTTAAGATTGATAGTAGCGGAAGTCTTTTACCAGTAAATGAATCCTTTATAAGTAGCGGTCCACAATGGAAAGTAGTTAACGGCATTCTTTATCTGGATGTAAAGACTATTAAATCTTACAATGTAGTGGTAGATGTTACCGATAAGGACATAACATTTTATAGGCTTTATTATATAGGTCCATAAGGAGGTGGGCGTGAATAAAAAGATTTTTGTCGCTTTAGTTTTACTTCTTTTGCTTTCAAGCCTTGCAGGTTGCAAGGTAAATCAAGAGGGAACAACGCCAAATGTAACAACACCAAGCAGTCCTTCTTCTCAAAAACCTATAAAATTAATCCGTATTGAATCAGACCCAGAAGGTGCAACAGTGTAT
This window encodes:
- a CDS encoding PEGA domain-containing protein; the protein is MNKKIFVALVLLLLLSSLAGCKVNQEGTTPNVTTPSSPSSQKPIKLIRIESDPEGATVYIDKSDILITPGYVQIQAGQHTIQFSMDGYEDKTLDNIDI